In the genome of Triticum urartu cultivar G1812 chromosome 5, Tu2.1, whole genome shotgun sequence, one region contains:
- the LOC125506171 gene encoding cell wall protein AWA1-like → MAGLPRLVVLLLLAIAVPVAQPTPYSDNLQDACNKTLFPKVCIQSLTTNPESRTADARRLAELSVYVAKEVGTTVAAFAHHELTGVKEDTLFKCLDGCSDDIEETVAHLSALTREPTCAKFLEIKSWLSATLGGSNTCEETCKDAPISDVKNAVVTKSLEFEKLLRVTLDLITEASGSMPAAGGAVAPTAWEGSTSGSYGASAPDSYGASASGSYGSSASGSYSSSAPESSDSASALGSSGSSASGSYGSSASASEAASSDASAPSSAPTSEASSADAPSSYGSSASGSEAPSADASAPSNAQTSDSPSADAPASSYGAASGPAADAPSSSPSDADAPSSGAADSPSSGASYGSAGAPSPSGSGASAPEADSTA, encoded by the coding sequence ATGGCCGGCCTGCCTCGCCTCGTCGTGCTCCTGCTCCTCGCCATCGCCGTCCCTGTCGCCCAGCCCACTCCCTACAGCGACAACCTCCAGGACGCGTGCAACAAGACGCTGTTCCCTAAAGTGTGCATCCAGTCGCTGACGACCAACCCGGAGAGCCGGACAGCGGACGCGCGCCGGCTGGCCGAGCTGTCCGTGTACGTGGCCAAGGAGGTGGGCACCACGGTGGCAGCGTTCGCTCACCACGAGCTCACCGGCGTCAAGGAGGACACCTTGTTCAAGTGCCTCGACGGCTGCTCCGACGACATTGAGGAGACGGTGGCGCACCTGAGCGCCCTCACCCGCGAGCCCACCTGCGCCAAGTTCCTCGAGATCAAGTCGTGGCTGTCCGCGACGCTGGGCGGCTCCAACACCTGTGAGGAGACCTGCAAGGACGCGCCCATCAGCGACGTCAAGAACGCCGTCGTAACCAAGAGCCTCGAGTTCGAGAAGCTGCTCCGCGTCACGCTCGACCTCATCACCGAGGCGTCTGGCTCCATGCCCGCCGCCGGCGGCGCGGTGGCACCCACGGCGTGGGAAGGCAGCACTTCAGGATCCTACGGCGCCAGCGCGCCGGACTCCTACGGTGCCAGCGCGTCGGGCTCCTACGGCTCCAGCGCGTCGGGCTCGTACAGCTCCAGCGCACCTGAGTCGTCCGACAGTGCCAGCGCGTTGGGCTCCTCTGGCTCCAGCGCGTCGGGCTCCTACGGCTCCAGCGCATCGGCCTCCGAAGCAGCATCCAGTGATGCGTCGGCGCCCTCGAGCGCACCTACCTCCGAGGCATCGTCAGCTGACGCGCCGAGCTCCTACGGCTCCAGCGCATCGGGCTCCGAAGCACCATCCGCCGATGCATCGGCACCCTCGAACGCACAAACCTCCGACTCACCGTCAGCTGACGCGCCGGCCTCCTCCTACGGCGCCGCCAGCGGGCCAGCTGCCGATGCACCGTCGTCATCCCCATCGGACGCGGACGCTCCATCTTCCGGGGCTGCCGACTCGCCATCATCAGGGGCATCATACGGGTCTGCCGGCGCACCGTCCCCGTCCGGGTCAGGCGCCAGCGCTCCTGAGGCCGATTCGACAGCATGA